In Euwallacea similis isolate ESF13 chromosome 17, ESF131.1, whole genome shotgun sequence, a single window of DNA contains:
- the LOC136414381 gene encoding uncharacterized protein isoform X2 yields MGNDKMNTCVEDWIEFQQQKLSSMSVKRVRVQIGEESYYACLRITTKIFSIRPDDHQITPFFFDEYHLNGVDEEGSKGIRISRKFGKPSFLIYFRSTRERDMALQKIRILIRF; encoded by the exons ATGGGGAACG ataaaatgAATACTTGTGTCGAAGATTGGATCGAATTTCAACAACAGAAACTTTCAAGCATGAGCGTCAAGCGCGTTAGAGTTCAGATAGGGGAAGAGTCTTACTATGCCTGCCTTCGAATAACTACAAAAATCTTCAGCATTCGCCCCGATGATCATCAAATAACGCCATTTTTTTTCGACGAATATCACCTCAATGGAGTTGACGAAGAAGGCAGTAAGGGCATTAGAATAAGCCGGAAGTTTGGGAAACCATCGTtccttatttattttcgttcaACAAGGGAACGAGATATGGCACTTCaaaaaattaggattttaATAAG GTTCTAG
- the LOC136414381 gene encoding uncharacterized protein isoform X1, giving the protein MGNDKMNTCVEDWIEFQQQKLSSMSVKRVRVQIGEESYYACLRITTKIFSIRPDDHQITPFFFDEYHLNGVDEEGSKGIRISRKFGKPSFLIYFRSTRERDMALQKIRILISDESTSESPESNTNTSSEGS; this is encoded by the exons ATGGGGAACG ataaaatgAATACTTGTGTCGAAGATTGGATCGAATTTCAACAACAGAAACTTTCAAGCATGAGCGTCAAGCGCGTTAGAGTTCAGATAGGGGAAGAGTCTTACTATGCCTGCCTTCGAATAACTACAAAAATCTTCAGCATTCGCCCCGATGATCATCAAATAACGCCATTTTTTTTCGACGAATATCACCTCAATGGAGTTGACGAAGAAGGCAGTAAGGGCATTAGAATAAGCCGGAAGTTTGGGAAACCATCGTtccttatttattttcgttcaACAAGGGAACGAGATATGGCACTTCaaaaaattaggattttaATAAG tgACGAAAGCACGTCCGAGTCGCCGGAATCGAACACAAATACATCGTCCGAAGGTAGTTAA
- the NC2alpha gene encoding uncharacterized protein NC2alpha, with protein MPSKKKKYNARFPAGRIKKIMQTDEEVGKVAQAVPVIISKALEMFIESLLKKSSEITQNRNAKTLTPSHMKQCILSESRFDFLKDLVKNIPDASIQEDNENNALAESNVDFGIIPDDPGTPIEPPPPPKERRKDQVPTFYSEQSSSKASSTSRTPVIQFGPNVSRPESSKFNFSVDNLLANKDSHQEQSKLHVTIASQELSRSQPDSNPATRSHSISKTGSSSFEVMPSLVPLSANMYGHSSSSSTGDNLCIDEDYDN; from the exons ATGCCTTCGAAGAAGAAAAAGTACAATGCCCGTTTCCCGGCC GGTCGCATCAAGAAAATAATGCAAACCGATGAAGAAGTGGGTAAAGTAGCACAAGCAGTACCAGTCATAATCT CTAAAGCATTAGAAATGTTCATTGAATCCCTCCTAAAGAAGTCATCAGAAATCACACAAAATCGGAATGCAAAAACGTTAACTCCGTCCCATATGAAACAATGCATTCTTTCAGAGAGCagatttgattttctaaaag acttggtaaaaaatattcccgaCGCCAGCATACAGGaagataatgaaaataatgccCTAGCTGAATCTAATGTGGACTTTGGGATTATTCCTGACGATCCTGGAACACCAATTGAACCACCTCCTCCTCCTAAGGAGAGGAGAAAAGATCAAGTTCCAA CATTTTACTCCGAGCAAAGCAGTTCCAAAGCCAGTTCCACAAGTAGAACGCCTGTAATCCAGTTCGGTCCCAATGTTTCAAGGCCGGAAAGTTCTAAATTCAACTTTTCAGTAGACAATTTATTAGCGAATAAAGATAGCCATCAAGAACAGTCGAAACTACACGTCACCATCGCCTCACAGGAACTATCGCGTTCCCAACCAGACTCAAACCCAGCGACCAGAAGTCATTCGATTTCCAAAACTGGATCCTCGTCATTCGAGGTGATGCCCTCTTTAGTGCCACTTTCTGCAAATATGTATGGTcatagtagtagtagtagtacaGGCGACAATTTGTGTATAGACGAGGACTATGACAATTAA